A stretch of the Actinoalloteichus fjordicus genome encodes the following:
- a CDS encoding GNAT family N-acetyltransferase, which produces MTRPPDVRPITEADLPRAVETLGAAFRDYPYLRHVVDARDHLRRVTRFQELFLVELGMPHGRVWVADGGDAVAAWTVPDAPDAGEVLAGLGPELAELAGERATAASSAEAALAPHRPTEPVWFLGTVGVHPDRQGRGLGRAVLRPGIDAAEAAGVTAFLETSTERNVAFYQQLGFVVTADVELPDGGPRTWCMTRRPTG; this is translated from the coding sequence ATGACCAGGCCGCCCGACGTCCGCCCGATCACCGAGGCGGATCTGCCTCGTGCGGTGGAGACCCTCGGCGCCGCCTTCCGCGACTACCCGTACCTGCGACATGTCGTCGACGCCAGGGACCACCTGCGCCGGGTGACACGCTTTCAGGAGCTGTTCCTGGTCGAGCTCGGAATGCCGCACGGCCGGGTGTGGGTGGCCGATGGCGGGGATGCGGTGGCGGCATGGACCGTCCCGGACGCACCCGATGCAGGCGAGGTCCTCGCCGGGCTCGGCCCGGAGCTCGCCGAGCTGGCAGGCGAGCGCGCGACTGCCGCGTCGTCGGCCGAGGCCGCCCTGGCCCCGCATCGGCCGACGGAGCCGGTGTGGTTCCTCGGCACCGTGGGGGTTCATCCCGACCGGCAGGGCCGAGGACTGGGGAGGGCGGTGCTCCGGCCGGGGATCGACGCTGCCGAGGCCGCAGGCGTCACCGCCTTCCTGGAGACCTCCACGGAGCGCAACGTGGCCTTCTACCAACAACTCGGCTTCGTCGTCACGGCCGACGTCGAGCTGCCCGACGGCGGCCCC